The following proteins are encoded in a genomic region of Deltaproteobacteria bacterium:
- the mreC gene encoding rod shape-determining protein MreC, with protein sequence MFRFFHRYRVVLSCAFFLLVSLGLAAVNRRAAYPIDPVGVVLLEVMHPLQVGVTAVSNYVGIAWDRYVALQSVREENEQLRKRVKELEQRDKYAKELVRANERLGKLLEFEQRLHGLGQTTIAASIVGRSPSAWVKTVVLDRGSTQGVSKGMAVLSPEGVVGQVVATTPSTARVLLVADINSAIDGLLSTSRTHGIVSGSRDGECTLKYVARLDEVIVGDTVLTTGQDGIFPRDQVIGIVERVGAQDGGMFQDVEVKLSVDLAKVEEVLVVAPGTVQAAE encoded by the coding sequence ATGTTCCGGTTTTTTCATCGTTACCGAGTAGTGCTATCGTGCGCGTTTTTCCTGTTAGTGTCATTAGGGCTTGCGGCGGTGAACCGCCGTGCGGCGTACCCTATCGATCCTGTGGGCGTGGTCCTCTTGGAAGTCATGCATCCGCTACAAGTCGGCGTTACTGCGGTCAGCAATTATGTTGGCATTGCCTGGGATCGGTATGTCGCGTTACAATCTGTTCGTGAGGAAAACGAACAGTTACGGAAGCGCGTGAAAGAATTAGAGCAACGCGATAAGTATGCGAAAGAGCTTGTGCGGGCAAATGAACGACTTGGCAAGCTCCTTGAATTTGAGCAGCGTCTCCACGGCCTGGGACAGACAACGATTGCTGCGAGCATTGTCGGGCGAAGCCCCTCAGCTTGGGTGAAGACTGTCGTGTTGGATAGAGGTTCTACTCAAGGAGTGAGTAAAGGTATGGCGGTACTTTCTCCTGAAGGCGTTGTTGGCCAAGTTGTTGCGACCACGCCTAGCACCGCTCGCGTCTTGTTGGTAGCGGATATCAATAGTGCCATCGATGGGTTATTGTCCACTTCACGGACCCATGGGATTGTTTCTGGCTCACGAGACGGAGAGTGTACCCTCAAATATGTGGCTCGATTGGATGAAGTCATCGTTGGCGACACAGTGCTGACAACGGGACAAGACGGGATTTTTCCAAGGGATCAAGTGATTGGCATCGTCGAGCGGGTTGGTGCGCAAGACGGTGGAATGTTCCAAGATGTGGAGGTTAAACTCAGTGTCGATCTCGCCAAGGTCGAGGAAGTCCTCGTGGTGGCGCCCGGAACTGTCCAGGCCGCAGAATGA
- the mreD gene encoding rod shape-determining protein MreD translates to MWRLNSVSISPRSRKSSWWRPELSRPQNEASGAPEREKFSLVLLVATGLLAVLLQTSLMQHFPVIPDFLLILCVYLGINHRSVGGAAAAFFLGYSLDSCSGAPVGTNAFAMSLVFATVSAIARQLWLYNPASILSMVFLGVVLKTGAVLLLTDFGRFAELIQPTIARYVVWDATVAMLLTPVVFTILYRGELADHEG, encoded by the coding sequence ATGTGGAGGTTAAACTCAGTGTCGATCTCGCCAAGGTCGAGGAAGTCCTCGTGGTGGCGCCCGGAACTGTCCAGGCCGCAGAATGAGGCGTCTGGAGCTCCAGAGCGAGAAAAGTTCTCGCTGGTGTTGCTTGTCGCTACCGGTTTGCTCGCGGTACTCCTGCAGACCTCACTGATGCAGCATTTCCCAGTGATTCCTGACTTCTTGCTTATCCTGTGTGTGTACCTGGGAATCAATCACCGGTCTGTGGGTGGGGCAGCGGCCGCTTTCTTTCTGGGCTACAGCTTGGATAGCTGTTCTGGGGCGCCGGTTGGAACCAATGCCTTCGCCATGAGCTTGGTCTTTGCCACAGTGAGTGCGATTGCACGACAGCTCTGGCTCTATAACCCGGCGTCAATCCTCAGCATGGTCTTTCTCGGGGTCGTGCTGAAGACTGGGGCTGTGTTACTGCTGACAGATTTCGGTCGCTTCGCTGAACTTATTCAACCCACAATCGCGCGGTATGTCGTTTGGGATGCGACCGTAGCGATGCTGTTGACTCCGGTCGTCTTTACCATTCTTTACCGCGGGGAACTCGCTGATCACGAAGGATAA
- the mrdA gene encoding penicillin-binding protein 2 produces MREARIAPLGLQDPAPPITVRLGIIGLIIFFAFVLLVARLWQLQGIEGQEFRTLSENNRLRLKRTPPLRGVIYDRRMREMVNNRPAFNVVLVPEDVPDLPTTLATLAEHLRDPTLLGTTSIPQDLRRLPYQGVVLAQDVTRDALVAIEARQVALPGVSIDVGSKRVYPPDGFAAHLLGYVGQVNASELQRFRKLKLVPEYRLGDILGKFGIEKRWETGLRGEGGGQQIEVDANGHRLRVLDSREAKAGESLVLTIDVDLQHAAETALQGKEGAIVMLDVNTGEVLAMASHPSFDPNLFARGIRTNEWHALVDDPLRPLNNRAVQGQYPPGSTFKVIMGAAALEKGVVTPTTRFHCSGGLQFGGHRFRCWKRRGHGSMNLQQAIAHSCDVYFYQVGQRLGIQNIADYARLFGMGKPLGVGLDHEASGLIPDGAWKSRVLKAPWLPGETLSVVIGQGYVTATPLQMAVVAATVANGGIVYRPHVVKQTIGVGGEIKEYAPEVFATAHIQPEIMQLVRDGMRDVVNSGGATGGRAKLPNVVVAGKTGTSQVISGTRGKGKIMARQFRDHAWFIAFAPFERPEVAVAVVVEHAGAGGGQVAAPMVREVLDTYFKITPRTDHKPIKLDEWVNAQRAKASAEKE; encoded by the coding sequence ATGCGCGAGGCCAGAATCGCTCCACTTGGCCTACAAGATCCCGCACCTCCCATTACGGTGCGCCTGGGCATTATCGGCCTGATTATCTTCTTTGCTTTTGTCCTTTTGGTTGCACGTTTGTGGCAACTTCAGGGAATCGAAGGACAGGAGTTCCGCACCCTCTCGGAAAATAATCGCTTACGGTTAAAGCGGACACCTCCCTTACGTGGGGTGATCTATGACCGACGCATGCGCGAAATGGTCAATAACCGCCCAGCGTTCAATGTTGTCCTGGTTCCGGAGGATGTGCCTGATCTTCCGACGACGCTGGCTACTTTGGCTGAGCATTTGCGCGACCCTACGTTACTGGGGACCACGAGCATTCCACAAGACCTCCGGCGCCTGCCATACCAGGGCGTCGTGTTAGCACAGGATGTGACAAGGGACGCATTGGTCGCGATCGAGGCACGCCAGGTGGCGTTACCAGGAGTGAGCATCGATGTGGGATCGAAGCGTGTCTATCCCCCTGACGGGTTTGCCGCTCATTTGTTGGGGTACGTTGGACAGGTGAATGCGAGTGAACTCCAACGGTTTCGCAAACTCAAGCTGGTTCCTGAGTATCGGCTCGGTGACATTCTCGGTAAATTCGGGATCGAGAAGCGATGGGAGACCGGACTCCGTGGTGAAGGGGGAGGGCAACAGATTGAGGTTGATGCCAACGGCCATCGCTTGCGCGTGCTGGACTCACGCGAAGCAAAGGCCGGAGAAAGCCTTGTTCTCACCATTGACGTCGATCTGCAGCACGCAGCGGAAACCGCCCTCCAAGGGAAAGAGGGCGCGATCGTCATGCTCGATGTGAATACTGGTGAAGTCTTGGCAATGGCCAGCCACCCGTCATTCGATCCGAACCTCTTTGCCCGCGGCATTCGGACGAACGAATGGCATGCCTTGGTTGATGACCCGCTACGTCCGCTGAATAATCGTGCGGTCCAGGGTCAATATCCTCCAGGGTCAACTTTCAAAGTGATTATGGGGGCGGCCGCGCTGGAGAAGGGCGTGGTCACGCCAACGACGCGTTTTCATTGCTCTGGAGGTCTGCAGTTTGGTGGGCACCGCTTTCGTTGCTGGAAGCGACGTGGACATGGAAGCATGAATCTGCAACAGGCAATTGCCCATTCGTGTGATGTCTACTTTTACCAAGTCGGGCAGCGTCTCGGCATTCAGAACATTGCCGATTATGCCCGGCTCTTCGGTATGGGAAAACCGTTGGGGGTAGGGCTCGATCACGAAGCCTCTGGCCTCATTCCTGATGGCGCGTGGAAGAGCAGGGTACTCAAAGCCCCGTGGCTCCCTGGGGAAACGTTATCCGTTGTCATTGGTCAAGGGTATGTGACGGCGACGCCGTTACAGATGGCAGTGGTCGCTGCGACAGTTGCCAACGGCGGGATTGTGTATCGTCCGCATGTGGTGAAGCAGACGATCGGTGTGGGGGGAGAGATCAAAGAGTATGCCCCTGAGGTGTTTGCGACGGCCCATATCCAACCTGAGATCATGCAACTCGTGCGTGACGGCATGCGAGATGTCGTCAATAGCGGAGGGGCCACCGGAGGCCGGGCCAAGCTGCCCAATGTCGTGGTGGCGGGAAAAACCGGGACTTCACAAGTAATCTCTGGGACGCGGGGAAAGGGCAAGATCATGGCTCGGCAATTCCGCGACCATGCCTGGTTCATTGCCTTTGCGCCATTCGAGCGACCAGAAGTGGCAGTGGCTGTCGTGGTGGAACATGCTGGTGCCGGTGGCGGGCAAGTTGCCGCTCCAATGGTCCGTGAGGTGTTGGATACCTACTTTAAAATCACACCACGTACGGATCACAAGCCCATCAAACTTGATGAATGGGTGAACGCGCAACGAGCGAAGGCGTCTGCAGAGAAGGAATAG